The Horticoccus luteus DNA window GTTTCCTTGGGAAATTGGAAATTGCCCGGAGACCTGACCGCGCCGAGGACGGAGACCTCGCGGAGGGCGTAGTTCGAGACGGCAATGGAAACGAGAGGGTTTTTCAAAAGCTGCCGGTCAGTGTAGAGTTTCTCCAATTGGTCCTCCGCTTCCCGCACGCTTTTGCCGCCCACCTTCACATCGCCGATGAGCGGCAGCCGCAGATGGCCGTCGACATCGAGGCGCTGGGAGGCGGACATGTCGGGTTCGTCGTAGACGTTCACCGTGACCGAATCGCCGGGCGCTAGAAGATAGGCAGGATCGGTGGGCCCCGCATCGTTGCCGGTCGCGCCGGCACTCCCGACGGCGGGGGCGGCAGGCAGAGCGCTGCTCCCAGAGCCAAAAGGTTGGGCGGGTGCGGATGAGGCTGGATAACTATCGCCCGTGTCGGCGTGCCCGCAGGCGCCGAGCGAAAAGCTCAGAGCCAGAATGAGAGTGCTAAGGGAACGACGCATGGTCAGAAGGTATAGTTCGCTGAAACCGACACGATGTGCCGTTGATAGTTGGCAATCGCGTTGGAAGAATCGGAATTGCGATAGTAATAGTTACCGCTGGCGCTCCAGTATTTCGTCATGCGATAGCCGATGCGTCCTTGGAAAAAGAGCACGTTATCATCGCGCGAGATGCCGCGATAGACGCGGTGATCGTAACCGACGGTGGCGCCCGCGTCGATGAAGTGTCCGATATCCTCGGTCACGCCGAAGGAGGCAGAGGTGGATTCGACGGTCAGATCGTCGATCGTGAGCTCGAGGGCGCGGCGAGCGTTCAGCGAAAGCTTGGTATTGGGGCGGGCCTGCCAGCTCAGATTAGCGGCACCCCCGAAGCGCCGGGTGTTGTTATCATTGATGCCCGGAACGTCGGAGGACTGGTAAAAGAGCGACAGGGAACTGTCGAGTTTGGGAAAGCGCGAAGCGGGCAGGAAGGGGCCCTCAAGCGAGGCACTGACAAAAGAACCGGCGTAGTGGGTTTCGCCGGTCACCGTCTCCGCGCGCGAGCGATCCAGAATGCGGTAGCCGTAACTCACCGACGCTTTCACATCGGAGTAGATCGGGCGGGAGAGACCGACGGAGTAAGTATCGAGTTTCTGGTTGAGCGGGACGCCAAACGAGTTGTCGCCGGAGGTCTCATTGTCCAGGTGCCGGTAGCGGACGTGCAGCGCAGTGCCTTGGAGAAAATCGAGATAGTTGAAGCCGAGGCCGGCGTCCCATTGATCGCGATCACTGTAAATATTCCGGTGGGCTTGGAGCAGGCCGGCGTCGAAATCGAAACTGGTTTTGAGGCCGGCAAGAAAATTGGTATCGAGCCGGGTGGAGAAAATTTTGTCCCGCACGCGTTGGTTGACGTCGTAGTTCACGTCCGAGTGCTCGTCGTAGCTCATTTTAAATGAGCCGGAGAAGCGGGGGCCGACTCCTTGCGGCAAACGCAGGTTGATGCCGGACGTCACGTCTTCGGAGTTGAATTGGGTGAGATCGTAGTAGCGCTTCACACTGACGCCGGCGTGGGCGTCGAGTTTAAGCTGCGCAGTCTCGCTCCGGCGGTAGATGAGTTGAGGGAACAGCGTGAAGATCATATCGTCGGCACCACTGGCACCGCCGAGGACCCGGGAGTCATAGGTGGCCGATGCCGTGGTGGAGAGGAGCAGTTCCCCTCGTTCGATTTCGGTGAAGGCGAGAGCGGACGGCACCAGCGTGAGAGCGGTGCAGGTGAACAGGATGGCGGATTTCATTCGGAAGAGAGTGCTTGGTTCGGCAGCGACGGCGCAGGTTCCACGGATGCACGCGGCTCGAAGTGTCGAGTGAGCGGCACCCGCGATCTCACCGCGCGGTGCTGGCGGACATTTTTTGTTCAGATCGCGGACGTCTCCTGGCAAGGGGCACAGGCACGTGGAAGAGGTGCGCTTTGGGCGTTGCGCGGAAATCCCCGTGCGGCGGTGCGCTCGTTCGCGGCAGAATCTGCGGGCTCGGCGTTGTTGCTTGCCGCGGGAGAGTAGGGGCGGGGCGAAGGATTGAAGAGCGTGTTCGAAGTAGTGGCCGCTCGCGCGCTTTCAGTCTGGGAAGGGCAACAGGCGAATGTTGGGCGCCGTTCAAACTCTATATATTGAGTGATCATAAGTGACGCTCACGCCGGGCGTTGAGCGAATCGAGAGAGCCATAAGTGCGCCAACCAAGACAAGATTGATCCCAGTTCTTAGGGGAGTTTCAGGAAATTCCCGATACGCGGCCAATGGTGCGGAGGACGAGCACAGACGTGTGCAGCCGATACGAAATCGGCGGCGCGCGCGTTACTGTAGTAATGCTCGATGTGTCCAACAGACGAGCGCCTCCCGCCCACTATGTTTAAAGATCGCCAGCAAGGACTCGTTTATCTGCACGGTTGCACCCTCGCGATCACTGCCGTCGTCCTATTCCTGACGTGGGGAGGCTTTGTCAACGCCGTGGGCTGGATCGAATTTTCCAAGCACGTTAACCGCGACTTGTATTTGCTGGCGACCGTTTGCGCGGGACTGTGGGTGCAACAAGGGCTGCGCGGCTACAGCGAAAAACTGGGGTGTTTGGGCTGGGGCGACGCGATACGTCTTTCGCGGCAGCAGATCGGCCGGATCGCGATCGTGCTTTTCGCCGTCGTCGTGGTAACGAAGGACGGAAATATCTCGCGCACATTTTTGATCGGTTACCTTGGTGTGCTCGCCGGAGCCTTGATCATCGCAAACAAGTATTTTCCGCCTTTGATTGCGCGGTTGTTTTTCGGCGCTCGCGGGATGCGAACCGTTGTGATCGCGCCGGCCAAGGAGGTGGAAGGTTTCGTCAAATGGCTCCGGCAGCGCCCGCACCTCGCTGGCGGAATCGAGGTAATCGGCTGGATTGGAGATGCGGACGCTCCGGCGGAGACGACCTTGCCGCGATTGGGGACGAAGCGGGATGTGCGGCGCGTGTTGATTGAGCACGATGCAACGCAAATTCTCGTCTCGCAGGCTAACTTGACGGCAGAAGCTGCGGACACCGTGTCAGAGATTGCGGAGCAATTGGGCTGCCGTGTGCGCTTCTTCTCCAACGTGCAGCAATTTTTTGGCGAGCGGGCCGTGCGAGTGGAACACGAGGAGAACTACACTTTCGTCACACGAAGCGACGAACCGTTGGATCATCCGTTGAATCAGATCCAGAAGCGTCTGCTCGATATCGTCGTCGCCCTGCCCGTGGTCGTGCTGATTTTCCCGCCGCTGATGTTGATGGTGTGGTGCATGCAACGAATCCAATCACCCGGTCCGCTCTTTCACTGCCAACTGCGTTCCGGGTTAAACCGGCGGAAGTTTCTCATCTTCAAATTTCGCACGATGAACGTGAATCACGGGCAAGAGAGCCGGCAGGCGGGCAAGAACGACGCGCGGATCTATCCGTTTGGCCGGTTTCTGCGTCGGGCCAGCCTCGATGAGATCCCGCAGTTTCTCAACGTGCTGCTCGGTGACATGAGTGTGAGCGGACCGCGTCCTCATTTGCTCGAACACGACGAACAGTTCGCGAAGGTCGTGAATTTCTACCACGCGCGCCATTTCGTGAAACCCGGCATCACCGGTTTGGCGCAGAGCAA harbors:
- a CDS encoding polysaccharide biosynthesis/export family protein, which produces MRRSLSTLILALSFSLGACGHADTGDSYPASSAPAQPFGSGSSALPAAPAVGSAGATGNDAGPTDPAYLLAPGDSVTVNVYDEPDMSASQRLDVDGHLRLPLIGDVKVGGKSVREAEDQLEKLYTDRQLLKNPLVSIAVSNYALREVSVLGAVRSPGNFQFPKETTSMDIVDLITRVGGFLPTAKSDAVNVVRKTADGKERVTTVDVERMITKRRQGDAERRDFPIYPGDRIWIPERLF
- a CDS encoding outer membrane beta-barrel protein — its product is MKSAILFTCTALTLVPSALAFTEIERGELLLSTTASATYDSRVLGGASGADDMIFTLFPQLIYRRSETAQLKLDAHAGVSVKRYYDLTQFNSEDVTSGINLRLPQGVGPRFSGSFKMSYDEHSDVNYDVNQRVRDKIFSTRLDTNFLAGLKTSFDFDAGLLQAHRNIYSDRDQWDAGLGFNYLDFLQGTALHVRYRHLDNETSGDNSFGVPLNQKLDTYSVGLSRPIYSDVKASVSYGYRILDRSRAETVTGETHYAGSFVSASLEGPFLPASRFPKLDSSLSLFYQSSDVPGINDNNTRRFGGAANLSWQARPNTKLSLNARRALELTIDDLTVESTSASFGVTEDIGHFIDAGATVGYDHRVYRGISRDDNVLFFQGRIGYRMTKYWSASGNYYYRNSDSSNAIANYQRHIVSVSANYTF
- a CDS encoding exopolysaccharide biosynthesis polyprenyl glycosylphosphotransferase, with the protein product MFKDRQQGLVYLHGCTLAITAVVLFLTWGGFVNAVGWIEFSKHVNRDLYLLATVCAGLWVQQGLRGYSEKLGCLGWGDAIRLSRQQIGRIAIVLFAVVVVTKDGNISRTFLIGYLGVLAGALIIANKYFPPLIARLFFGARGMRTVVIAPAKEVEGFVKWLRQRPHLAGGIEVIGWIGDADAPAETTLPRLGTKRDVRRVLIEHDATQILVSQANLTAEAADTVSEIAEQLGCRVRFFSNVQQFFGERAVRVEHEENYTFVTRSDEPLDHPLNQIQKRLLDIVVALPVVVLIFPPLMLMVWCMQRIQSPGPLFHCQLRSGLNRRKFLIFKFRTMNVNHGQESRQAGKNDARIYPFGRFLRRASLDEIPQFLNVLLGDMSVSGPRPHLLEHDEQFAKVVNFYHARHFVKPGITGLAQSKGFRGEISEPSLLRKRIGYDMLYIKRWSLSLDLQIMAATVRHVFFPPSSAY